One Nitrosopumilus piranensis genomic region harbors:
- a CDS encoding DUF3426 domain-containing protein, which translates to MTGIIFASIIPLAFADVYIQNDQQYIGDDGSFHIVGEIVNNLEVPLNQINVQISLFDENQKIIQKKETKSLVNTVMPGMKGPFDLILTNNEAKNTKSYSLELDYEISHPKSQVIDITESKLTRDNHNNIMITGIVANNGEITANTISVIATLYDKQGNVVAVSKVNPEPDYLRAEDSAFFLLSVPDKIQTNGINDYTLIAESEEYAAVPEFPIGTVILLILTLSAYIGITRYSGRIITNLFSATNLK; encoded by the coding sequence ATGACTGGGATTATTTTTGCAAGTATAATACCACTAGCGTTTGCAGATGTCTACATACAAAATGACCAGCAATACATTGGAGATGATGGTTCATTTCACATAGTAGGAGAAATTGTAAATAATTTAGAAGTGCCTCTAAATCAAATTAACGTACAAATTTCTTTGTTTGATGAAAACCAGAAGATAATTCAAAAAAAGGAGACAAAGTCGTTGGTAAATACGGTAATGCCAGGAATGAAAGGGCCATTTGATCTGATTTTAACAAACAATGAAGCAAAAAATACGAAGTCCTATTCTTTGGAATTAGACTATGAGATTAGCCATCCAAAAAGTCAGGTCATCGACATTACTGAATCAAAGCTAACAAGGGACAATCATAATAATATCATGATTACTGGAATTGTTGCAAATAATGGAGAGATTACAGCAAACACAATTTCTGTGATTGCAACACTTTATGACAAACAGGGAAATGTTGTTGCAGTATCAAAAGTTAATCCCGAACCAGATTATCTACGAGCAGAAGATAGTGCATTCTTTTTATTATCAGTTCCAGACAAAATTCAAACTAACGGAATCAATGATTATACATTGATTGCAGAATCTGAAGAATATGCAGCAGTGCCAGAGTTTCCTATAGGTACAGTTATTTTGTTAATTCTTACATTATCAGCATATATTGGAATTACCAGATATTCAGGCAGAATTATAACAAACCTTTTTTCTGCAACAAATCTAAAGTAG
- a CDS encoding PPOX class F420-dependent oxidoreductase gives MFKIRDLQSKKYILLETYRKNAQPVRTPVWFVIQNDLVYVITREDTGKVKRIRQNPKVKLTLCTFKGNPIGEWISGDATKVTGEEAQVAINLRKKKYGFMAIIAGFVSRGKGDLVVFSIKLDL, from the coding sequence ATGTTTAAAATTCGAGATTTACAATCAAAAAAATACATCTTGCTTGAAACATACAGAAAAAATGCTCAACCTGTAAGAACTCCTGTTTGGTTTGTTATTCAAAATGACTTGGTTTATGTGATAACCCGAGAAGATACAGGAAAGGTAAAACGCATTAGGCAAAACCCAAAGGTCAAACTTACCCTGTGTACCTTTAAAGGCAATCCCATTGGAGAGTGGATTTCAGGGGATGCAACTAAAGTAACTGGTGAAGAGGCACAGGTTGCCATTAATCTTAGAAAGAAAAAATATGGATTTATGGCTATAATTGCAGGTTTTGTAAGCCGAGGAAAAGGAGATTTGGTTGTTTTTTCTATAAAATTAGATTTATGA
- a CDS encoding class I SAM-dependent methyltransferase — MVHWTTFGKDILWKNKILEQISSEKSVLDLACGTGILTRQIAAKIPQAKIIGVDITSTYLQVARQKSISNKNISFIDGDAEKLSLDRKFDCITSSYLPKYCSSEILVKICFDHLNDGGKIVLHDFIYPTNKFVQKLWNLYFKVLLMVGIFIPSWNDVFEKLPCLIRSSNWVKECERAMKNYGLKTNVQKLTWGCSSIVTGTKTV, encoded by the coding sequence ATGGTGCATTGGACAACATTTGGAAAGGACATCTTATGGAAAAACAAGATCCTGGAACAGATATCTTCTGAAAAATCAGTGCTAGATCTTGCCTGTGGAACCGGAATTCTTACAAGACAAATAGCTGCTAAAATTCCACAAGCCAAAATAATTGGAGTTGACATCACCTCAACCTATCTACAGGTTGCAAGACAAAAATCAATTTCAAATAAAAACATCTCCTTTATAGATGGGGATGCTGAAAAACTGTCCTTAGATAGAAAATTTGATTGTATCACTTCATCATATCTTCCAAAATACTGTTCCTCTGAAATCTTGGTCAAGATCTGTTTTGATCACCTAAATGATGGAGGAAAGATTGTGTTACATGACTTTATTTATCCTACAAACAAATTTGTACAAAAACTCTGGAATTTGTACTTCAAAGTTCTACTTATGGTGGGAATTTTTATTCCAAGTTGGAATGATGTCTTTGAAAAATTGCCTTGTTTGATTAGGTCTTCGAACTGGGTAAAAGAGTGTGAAAGGGCCATGAAAAACTATGGCTTGAAAACTAATGTACAAAAATTAACGTGGGGTTGTTCCTCTATTGTCACTGGAACCAAGACTGTCTAG